In a single window of the Elaeis guineensis isolate ETL-2024a chromosome 4, EG11, whole genome shotgun sequence genome:
- the LOC105043366 gene encoding glutathione S-transferase U17, with translation MAGDQELKLLGLWGSPFVMRARIALNLKGVGYEFLEEVLGTKSELLLKSNPVYKKIPVLIHNGKPICESMIIVQYIDEVWATAGPSILPSDPYDRAIARFWAVYIDDKLFPSLRKIVLANADDEETAEAADQVIAGLQLLEEAFEKFSKGKDFFGGESVGCIDIALGCYVGWIKAAEKMAGVKLLDKEKLPLLMGWAERFCSADAVKELMPEVDKLVELGKVLRARLNAAATK, from the exons ATGGCAGGAGATCAGGAATTGAAGTTGTTGGGGTTGTGGGGGAGCCCATTTGTGATGAGGGCGAGAATTGCTCTGAACCTCAAGGGGGTGGGCTACGAGTTCTTGGAGGAGGTGCTGGGAACTAAGAGCGAGCTCCTTCTCAAGTCCAACCCTGTGTACAAGAAGATCCCCGTCCTCATCCACAATGGCAAGCCCATCTGTGAGTCCATGATCATCGTCCAGTATATCGACGAAGTCTGGGCCACAGCGGGACCTTCCATCCTGCCCTCTGATCCCTATGACCGTGCCATTGCTCGCTTTTGGGCCGTCTACATCGATGACAAG tTGTTCCCTTCTCTGCGGAAGATCGTACTAGCAAACGCTGATGACGAAGAGACAGCCGAAGCAGCAGATCAAGTAATTGCCGGACTCCAGTTGCTGGAAGAGGCTTTCGAGAAATTTTCCAAAGGCAAGGACTTCTTTGGCGGAGAAAGCGTTGGCTGCATAGACATTGCGTTGGGATGCTACGTGGGGTGGATCAAGGCAGCAGAAAAGATGGCCGGCGTCAAACTACTGGACAAGGAAAAGTTACCTCTCTTGATGGGATGGGCAGAACGTTTCTGCTCGGCCGATGCCGTGAAGGAGTTGATGCCAGAGGTCGACAAGCTGGTAGAGCTCGGCAAGGTGCTTCGAGCCAGGCTGAATGCTGCTGCCACCAAATGA
- the LOC105043364 gene encoding glutathione S-transferase U17, with product MLTSKATSDPRLPSNIFLHSNFRENTERMAGDLELKLLGSWASPFVMRARIALNLKGVGYELLKEVSGTKSELLLKSNPVYKKIPVLIHHGKPICESMIIVQYIDEVWAAAGPSILPSDPYERAIARFWIVYIDDKWFPPLRKMIVAKADNEETAEAAEQGIAGLQLLEEAFEKCSKGKDFFGGESVGYLDIALGCYLAWLKAVEKMHGVKLLDKEKIPLLVGWAERFCSADAVKELMPEVDELVEFAKMLRARLNAAATS from the exons ATGCTCACGTCTAAAGCAACATCTGACCCACGCCTCCCATCAAATATTTTCCTTCATTCCAACTTTCGAGAGAATACTGAAAGAATGGCAGGAGATCTGGAATTGAAgttgttggggtcgtgggcgagcCCATTTGTGATGAGGGCAAGAATTGCTCTAAACCTCAAGGGGGTGGGGTACGAGCTCTTGAAGGAGGTATCGGGGACTAAAAGCGAGCTCCTCCTCAAGTCCAACCCTGTCTACAAGAAGATCCCTGTCCTCATCCACCACGGCAAGCCCATCTGTGAATCCATGATCATCGTTCAGTATATCGACGAGGTCTGGGCCGCAGCGGGACCTTCCATCCTGCCATCTGATCCCTATGAACGTGCCATTGCTCGCTTTTGGATCGTCTACATAGATGACAAG TGGTTCCCTCCTCTGCGGAAGATGATAGTAGCAAAGGCTGACAATGAAGAGACGGCCGAAGCAGCAGAGCAAGGGATTGCCGGACTCCAGTTGTTGGAAGAGGCTTTCGAGAAATGCTCCAAAGGCAAGGACTTCTTTGGCGGGGAAAGTGTTGGCTACTTAGACATTGCGTTGGGGTGCTACTTGGCGTGGCTCAAGGCGGTGGAAAAGATGCACGGCGTCAAACTATTAGACAAGGAAAAGATACCTCTTTTGGTGGGATGGGCAGAACGTTTCTGCTCGGCCGATGCCGTGAAGGAGTTGATGCCGGAGGTCGACGAGCTGGTAGAGTTCGCCAAGATGCTTCGAGCCAGGCTGAATGCTGCTGCCACCAGCTAA